A region of Alteromonadaceae bacterium 2753L.S.0a.02 DNA encodes the following proteins:
- a CDS encoding catechol 2,3-dioxygenase-like lactoylglutathione lyase family enzyme encodes MKRLHIHLGVRDLIQSIDFYTQLFNSKPNRVEEDYAKWQLQNPPLNFAISNRHDKPGVHHLGLEFDDTQALQNHRNRLASVFKAEAMLAEEAVECCYAVSDKYWLGDPQGVRWEQFATLREVDSRACCAPEAENASQCCAQTPQNACCE; translated from the coding sequence ATGAAACGTTTGCATATCCACCTTGGTGTTCGCGATTTGATCCAAAGTATCGACTTTTACACACAGTTGTTCAACAGCAAACCAAATCGTGTAGAAGAAGACTACGCCAAGTGGCAATTACAGAACCCACCACTCAATTTTGCAATAAGTAATCGACACGATAAACCAGGTGTGCATCATCTGGGTCTCGAGTTTGATGATACCCAAGCGTTACAAAATCACCGCAACCGACTCGCATCGGTTTTCAAGGCTGAGGCTATGTTAGCGGAGGAGGCCGTTGAATGCTGCTACGCCGTGAGCGACAAGTATTGGCTGGGCGACCCACAAGGAGTACGCTGGGAGCAGTTTGCCACTTTACGCGAAGTAGATTCTCGCGCGTGTTGCGCACCTGAGGCAGAGAATGCCAGTCAATGCTGTGCACAAACCCCACAAAATGCCTGTTGTGAATAA